In Botrytis cinerea B05.10 chromosome 6, complete sequence, the following proteins share a genomic window:
- the Bcyap3 gene encoding Bcyap3: MDYSYYTPNAQSFFPLLPPTPTHTNASTTDEFSNSPPQDAFDQFQPYDYANQYDSRIPNVTTPLSQHKPSISHPMYTEMPTDVMDDAMRRDSDEEENLTPAQSRRKAQNRQAQRAFRERKERHVKELEAKLAALEKNTGDLAQENERLKLQLTKAATENEILKATSRHSNHGSPQPLSNVGPMKYTPTDFYTEVLHAHDNKFPSHRIVTSDKGERLLAAGATWDYIIKHPLYKQGLVDVGIVSERLKNAAKCDGQGPVFEESAILDAIENSVASGSDELL; encoded by the exons ATGGATTATTCATATTACACTCCGAATGCTCAGTCgtttttccctctcctccctcctacCCCAACTCATACAAACGCATCAACTACCGATGAATTCAGCAACTCTCCGCCT CAGGATGCCTTTGATCAGTTCCAACCCTATGATTATGCCAATCAGTACGACTCGCGCATTCCCAACGTCACAACCCCGCTTTCACAGCACAAACCGTCGATCTCCCATCCCATGTATACCGAGATGCCTACCGACGTAATGGACGATGCGATGCGACGAGATAGCGACGAAGAGGAGAATTTGACTCCGGCACAATCCCGGCGCAAAGCCCAAAACCGCCAAGC ACAACGAGCCTTCCGCGAACGCAAAGAGCGACATGTAAAAGAGTTAGAAGCCAAGCTTGCGGCATTGGAAAAAAATACCGGAGATCTGGCTCAAGAAAACGAGCGCTTGAAACTACAGCTTACAAAAGCCGCGAcggaaaatgaaatattgaaagcgACATCGAGGCATTCTAATCATGGAAGTCCGCAACCTCTATCGAATGTCGGGCCCATGAAGTATACACCTACGGACTTCTACACCGAGGTTCTACATGCGCACGACAATAAATTTCCCAGCCATCGAATTGTAACAAGTGATAAGGGGGAAAGGTTGTTGGCTGCGGGTGCGACGTGGGACTATATTATCAAACATCCGCTGTACAAGCAAGGTCTGGTGGATGTAGGAATTGTTAGTGAAAGGCTGAAGAACGCTGCGAAGTGCGATGGGCAAGGACCAGTTTTTGAGGAGAGCGCAATACTGGATGCAATCGAGAACAGTGTCGCAAGTGGCAGTGATGAGTTACTATGA